The genomic interval ACATCTAAGCGTTCTGGAAATAGTGGCACCATAGATGTTTCTAGATGACGTTGATTATATGAAAAACCAGAAACTGCGACCGTCTCATTATTGATGGTTGTCAGTTCAAATGATTCAACTTGGTCAGAAAACAAATGAACATTATCTGGTAACAATTGACGTAATTTGTCGACCAATCCAAAGTCATGATTCCCCGTACCTGCAAAAACGGGAATCCCTGCTTTTTCTAGTGCTAACATCGCTGTACGAAATCGCAGCAATGATTGTTGATCTGGATTTGGCGTGGCAAATAAATCCCCTGCTAAAATAATAAAATCAATTTGTTGTGCAACTGCATCATCAACGATACGTTGCAAACCAAATTCAGGCGCATTTAATAGTTTTTCAGCGACACCGCCATTAGGTTGGCGAATCCCAGCAAAGGTGGCGCCAATATGTAAATCTGCTACATGTATAAATTGCATGAGTTGTCCCCTTAATTTATGTTAAGTCTATTATCCATCATCATTAAAAATTAGGATAGTCCTAACATCGTTATTTTTTAAAATTTCGCCAAAAAAGGCGACACAGTTGCCTGCATCGCCTTTTTGAACACTTATTTTGTGTTTAGTTTGTACCTAATTGCTTAACCTTGGTAAAGTTCTGCAATTGGCTTTGTGATTGCGTTGTTAATTTGCATCAACAATTGATTCATTGCTTGTTCTGTTTCCATCAATGTCTTCAATTCGTCAACCATTTCCATTTCCTTAGCAACTGCTTGCCATTCCATGATTTGTGCTTCTTCTGGTTGTTGTCCAGTTTGCATACTTGAGTTGATTGCAACTTGTGCTTCTTGGAAGCGAGTGAAGATTGCTGATGCTTCTTCGTTGGCACGTACGGCCTTCAAAGCTTCATTCAAGTTCTTGTATTGTGGTGTTTCACGCAAGTCCTTTTCTACTGCATTTACACTATCAAAAATATTTACCATGCTATCCACCATCCTTTATTTATATACCTTATATTATGCCACATCTAACCTTAAAACTCATTAATTAAAGAAATCAGATACTTTGTTCCAGACCTTACGAGCACCGTCTTCAAGTCCCTTAACAACACTATTTGCACCTTCTTTAAATTGTGAACCAATATCGTTCACTGATTTTGAAACACCATCTTGCTTTTGAACTTCCACTTTTTGGATCTTTTCATGTACACCCTGTACGCTAAATGGTGTTTGGTTCGTATTTGGAATCACTTGTTCCAACGTCGTCTTCATCAATGGACCAGCTGTTGCGCTTAGATAAATTGGTAAATTATTCTCGCCATTGGTCTTGTCAAAACCATTCCAAGTAACCACCACGACATCCGGTGTGTAGGCCACAGCCCATGCATCAGTTGCATTGGCCTGTGTTGAACCTTCACCAGATACTTCGGTTGTTCCTGTCTTACCAGCCACCTTGTAACCACTAGGGTTCGCTGACGTTCCTGTTCCATTGGTATAAACACCTAACATCATTGACGTCATATCATCAGCAACATTCTTAGACCAGACTTCGGTCTTCTTGTCTTTGTGTTCAACGACCGTCTTACCTGTTGCATCCACAATCTTGGTGATAAAGTGTCCTTCACTCATTTGACCACCATTGGCGAAACTTGTGTAAGCTTGGGCTAATTCATATGGTGAAGTTCCCTTCTCCATACCACCTAGTGCCAGTGACAAATTGTTATCATCATCAGTGACAGACAAACCAACCTTCTTTGCTGCATCAAATCCAACCTTTGAGCCCATTTGATCAAGCAACCAAACAGCTGGAATGTTGTAAGACATTTCTAACGCCTTGTACATTGGTACTGGTTCACTGGTTACTTCACCAGCATTGTGTGGTGTGTAACGGTTTGATCCAAACGATGTCACTTCATTCTTCAACTTTGATTCAACACCAAAACCACGTGACAATGCAGGTCCATAATCAACGATTGGCTTAATGGTTGACCCTGGTGAACGCTTCATTTGGGTTGCACGGTTAAAGCCACGGAACACGTGCTCACCACGACCACCAACAACCGCACGCACACCACCATTTGTGGCATCCATGACTAATGAAGCGGCTTGCGCTTGTCCATTCAAAGGATCTAAGCCAGGATTGTCATAATTTGCTTGCAAGTTCGTTTGATCTTGTTGATTCAAACTGGTGTAAATTTGGTAACCGTCATTCAACAACTTAGTTTCGCTAATATCATAACGTTCAATTGCTTCGTTAATAACAGCGTCAAAGTAATATGGATAGTTATAAGTTGAATTATCAGATTCATGTTCAGACGCACCAACCGGTGTCTTCTTTAATTCATCAGCTTGAGATTGTTCTAACTTATCCGTATTGACCATATTTTGCATCACTTGATTACGACGTGTTTGTGCTGCTTCTGGATGTGCAACTGGATCATAACCACCTGGTGATTGCAGCATCCCCGCAATCATCGCCGCTTGGTCCACCGTCAAATCTTTTGCATCAATACCAAAGTACTTTTGCGCTGCGTCTTGGACACCCCAAGCACCACGACCAAAGTAGGCATTATTTAGATACATTGTTAAAATATCGTCTTTTGAGTAGTCTTTTTCAACTTGAATAGCCAAGAATAATTCACGTAACTTACGTTTAATTGTTTGATCTTGAGTCAAAAAGGCATTCTTAACTAATTGTTGCGTTAGTGTCGATCCACCAGCAACAGCGTTAACACCTCGTGCTTTATTTAACACGGTTGTGATTCCACCGCGCATCATTCCACGTACAGAGAACCCATGTTCTTGATAAAAACGGCGGTCTTCAGTTGCAATGACCGCATCCACAACTGAAGGAGCTATCGCATCTAGCTCGACATAAGTCCCCTTATGACCTGCTAATGATCCAGCTTCATTATCATTTTCATCAAAGATAACTGTCGATTGCTGCAAACGTGCTTTTAAATCACTAACATCTGTTGTTTTCGCTTCAAACGTTCCCAACGCACTCACTAACAACACCATAAACAGGGTCAATACGATTAACCAACGACCGCCTTGGTAGCGATGCCACTTCGTTTTAAGCCATGTTTTAACCGTTTGTAAATGTTCTTTCATGCATTTCCCTCACTATAGCCAATGGTTAAACAACTCCGCTAGCTTTTCTGCTTCTTCTGATGATGGACTTGTCACATAAATAGTATCGTGACCAGCTAAAGTTGCGACAACTTCTGGTAATTGTGCGGCATCAATCGACGCCGCAATACGGTTTCCGTTACCTTTAGATGTTTTCAAAATTGTCATAAAGTCCACTCGTACAATATGATGTACTGATTGTTCAAACAAACGCTGCAAGACTTCTAAATTATTTTCTGGCATAACACGTAACGTTTGGTAACGCGCCGTCCCGTCTTGATCGGGTTGTCGAACAATATGCAATTCTTTAATGTCACGAGATACTGTTGCTTGCGTTGTAGTTACACCCACTGCTTCTAGTGCGTCCATCAACATATCTTGTGTTTCAATAATTTGGTCAGAAATAATTTGTAAAATATGATTCTGACGTTCGGTTTTCTTCATTGTCATTTTCTTTTCCCCTAATGTATCGCAAACATACATAATTCTCCCTTACTATTATATGTCATATACCTTAAAAAAGTCAGATGTATTTAAAAGGATACTAAAAAACGCACCGTCCTTAGGGACGATGCGTTCATTATTTATTACATTTCCTTAGGTGCCTTAACACCTAGCAAACGTAGAGATTCAGTCAAAACTTGTGAAACAGAGTTTACAAGTGCTAGACGTGCGTTCAATTCAGCATCTTCTTGCAAAATCTTTGAGTTTGCATAGTACTTGTTGAAAGCACGGGCTAATTGCAAAGCGTACTTCGCAATAACTGATGGTTCACGATCACGCCATGAACGTTCGATAGTAGCTGGGAATTCACCAACCAACTTTTCAACTTCCCAAACAGCAGCGTCTGAGATCGCCAAGTGGGCACGGTCAATTTCTGGGTTACCAACCTTACGTAGCAATGATTGTGCACGGGCATTTGTGTATTGCACATATGGACCAGTATCACCTTCAAAACGAACAACATCTTCCAACTTAAAGTCGAAGTTTCCGATACGTTCGTTCATCAAGTCGTGGAACACAACGGCTCCAGTTCCAACTTCATGCGCAACTTGTTCCTTGTTAGCAAGTGTCGGGTTCTTTTCGTCGATTTGAGCTTGTGCCAATTCAACAGAATCGTTCAATACATCCTTCAACAAGATGATACGACCTGAACGAGTTGACAACTTCTTACCATCAACAGTGATCAAACCAAATGGAATGTGTTCAACGTCATCAGCCCAATCATAACCCATCTCCTTCAAGACAGCCTTCAATTGTAGGAAGTGTTCACGTTGTTCACCACCAACAACGTACAATGACTTCACGAAGTCGTAGTTTTGCTTACGGTATGTTGCCGCTGCAAGGTCACGTGTCATGTACAATGTGGCACCGTCTGTACGTTGGATCATCGCAACGTTTAGACCGTACTTGTCCAAATCAACAATCTTAGCACCTTGTGATTCAACAAGAACGTTCTTTTCGTTCAAAGTATCAATCACTGTATCCATCTTGTCGTTGTAGAAAGCTTCACCGTTGAATGAATCAAATTGAATGTCCAACATGTCGTAAACATCCATGAATTCCTTCAATGATTCTTCACGGAACCACTTCCACAACTTAACGGCTTCTTCATCACCATCTTCAAGCTTCTTGAACCATGCACGACCTTCGTCGTTCAATTCTGGTTGTGTTTCGGCTTCTTCGTGGAAACGAACATAGTACTTTACCAAAGTGTTGATTGGGTCAGCTTGAACTTCTTCTTCTGATCCCCAACGCTTGTAAGCTGACATCAACTTACCAAATTGTGTTCCCCAATCACCCAAGTGGTTAATCTTGACTGGTTGGTAACCATTAGCACGTGCAATTTCTGCCAAAGAGTTTCCGATAACAGTTGAACGCAAGTGTCCCATTGACATTGGCTTAGCAATGTTAGGAGAAGACATGTCGATTGTAACGTGTCCTGCTTCACCATTGTTGTTTTGACCAAAACGTTCATCATTCAAGACAGTACGTAGAATTTCTGAACCAGCGGCTTGCTTGTCCAAGAAGAAGTTGACGTAAGGTCCAGCAGCTTCGACCTTTTCAAATCCTTCAGCATTGATAGCTTCTGCCAATCCTTCAGCGATTTGGTTAGGTGCTTGGCGGCGAACCTTTGCTAAAGTGAATGTAGGGAACGCGTAGTCTCCCATACGGCTATCCTTAGGTACTTCTACCTTTGATAGGATGTCAGCAAATTCTAGTTCTGATAAGGCTGGTTCGATGGCTTTTGCCACTTGCGTCTTAAAATCCATTATTCAGTCTCCTCTCCGTCTTCTTCGTTTTCTTTTTCAGCATTGGCTGCTTCAGCAGCTGCAACGCTCTTTAGTTCTTCATCTTCTTCGTCGTCTTCAGCCAATACCATGCGCGGTGCAGGATTGTCTGTCTTCTTCAAAATCTTCGTTTCACTCATACGTACAACCGCGCGTTGGTTGTATTCGTTAACAGTTGCTGAATCTTCCGGATCAAATTCAGTAATCATCACCAATAGTGAGTTTTCGTAGATTTTTTCAACGATTCCATCAAAATCATGTTCAAAGTTGGCAAACTTCTTTCCGTGAACGTAGTCACCAATATCAAATTCTGATGTGTTTTCAATAGGTTCTTTAGCCATGGCTAGCGCCCCTTTCTATATTCAGTGTTAATGTAAAGTCCCGATATTATAGCACAAATTATGCTAAAAAACTACTTAGAACCTTCTAGCTCTTGCACGATACGCTGTGCAATTGCCCAGTCATTTTCGTATGGTGTATCAACACCACCGATCTTTTGGTATTCATCCAAGCCCTTACCGGCCAAAATCACAACATCATTTTGACCAGCTGCGGAAATGGCAGCTGAAATTGCCTTAGTACGATCAAATTCGCGATGAACAATTACCTTTGGATCAGTAATCGCTGCTTGAATTTCATCCGCAATGTCTTCTGGCTTTTCAAATTGAGGATCATCACTTGTTAGGTAGACTTCATCTGCCCCTTCGTTAACCGCTTGTCCAATACCAGGTCGACGAGATTCACCCTTATTACCAGGTGCTCCCACGACGATACTCAAATGCTCAACGCTTTCGTTTGTCTTGGCAAATTGTAGCAAAGCTGCCACTGAGGCATAGTTGTGTGCGTAATCAACATAGATGGTTCCGTGTTCAGCAGTCGTCAAAACTTGCATACGACCTGGAATCTTCACGATTTCCAAAGCATCATGCATGGCGTCAGCATCAGCCCCAACGAGACGTGTTGCTAACATTGCCGCCACAGCATTTCCTTGATTGAAATCACCCGGCATATCCAACTTGAAGTCACCATCAATCTTTAGTGATTGTGCTTGTGGCCCAACCAAGTTAACGGCAAATTCACTACCTTGTAAGTTTTCTTCAATAGTACTGTAGCTAACATCAACACCGAAGCCTTGGTCGTCGCTTTCACGTCCGTACAACCAAACACCGTCACGTGGAATAAATTCAGCAGTATGTGTCACAACATCTTCAAAGTAAGCTGAGTCTGCATTGATAACTGCTTGATCTGAATGTTCAAGTAACATCTCTTTGCACATCAAGTATTCTTCGAAGCTTGCATGTTCATTAGGACCAATATGGTCTTCGCTAATATTCAAGAACACACCTACGTTAAAACGTAATCCATAAACACGGTCTAACTTGTAAGCTTGTGATGACACTTCCATTACCATGTGTGTCATCTTATTATCCACAGCTTCACGCATCCAACGGAATAGATCTACGGATTCTGGTGTTGTTAGTGTCGCACGGTAATGATTTTCTGCTTGATTACCTGTAATTACTTCTAGAGTTGAAGACAAAGCAACACGGTCACCTGTGGCCTGCTTTAGAATTTCATAGGCCATGTAAGTTGAAGATGTCTTTCCCTTAGTTCCAGTAATTCCAATCAAGCTCAACTTTTGTTGTGGGTACTCATAAAAAGCCATACTTAGAATACTCATAGCTGGCATCACTTCATCAACGGTCCAAGTTGGTAACGTTGTATCGTGAGCAAATCCCACTGGCGCCACAATACCTTGGACACCCTTTGCAATTGCATCAGTTAAGTATTCAGGTTTGAAGTTTCCTTTGATAAACAACAAAGTGCCTGGTTGTACGTCCTTTGAGTTATAAGCTAAATGCGTAAATGCACCCTTAAAATCTGGCGCAGCTTGTAATAGATATTCAT from Weissella ceti carries:
- a CDS encoding YlbF family regulator; this encodes MVNIFDSVNAVEKDLRETPQYKNLNEALKAVRANEEASAIFTRFQEAQVAINSSMQTGQQPEEAQIMEWQAVAKEMEMVDELKTLMETEQAMNQLLMQINNAITKPIAELYQG
- a CDS encoding PBP1A family penicillin-binding protein — its product is MKEHLQTVKTWLKTKWHRYQGGRWLIVLTLFMVLLVSALGTFEAKTTDVSDLKARLQQSTVIFDENDNEAGSLAGHKGTYVELDAIAPSVVDAVIATEDRRFYQEHGFSVRGMMRGGITTVLNKARGVNAVAGGSTLTQQLVKNAFLTQDQTIKRKLRELFLAIQVEKDYSKDDILTMYLNNAYFGRGAWGVQDAAQKYFGIDAKDLTVDQAAMIAGMLQSPGGYDPVAHPEAAQTRRNQVMQNMVNTDKLEQSQADELKKTPVGASEHESDNSTYNYPYYFDAVINEAIERYDISETKLLNDGYQIYTSLNQQDQTNLQANYDNPGLDPLNGQAQAASLVMDATNGGVRAVVGGRGEHVFRGFNRATQMKRSPGSTIKPIVDYGPALSRGFGVESKLKNEVTSFGSNRYTPHNAGEVTSEPVPMYKALEMSYNIPAVWLLDQMGSKVGFDAAKKVGLSVTDDDNNLSLALGGMEKGTSPYELAQAYTSFANGGQMSEGHFITKIVDATGKTVVEHKDKKTEVWSKNVADDMTSMMLGVYTNGTGTSANPSGYKVAGKTGTTEVSGEGSTQANATDAWAVAYTPDVVVVTWNGFDKTNGENNLPIYLSATAGPLMKTTLEQVIPNTNQTPFSVQGVHEKIQKVEVQKQDGVSKSVNDIGSQFKEGANSVVKGLEDGARKVWNKVSDFFN
- a CDS encoding arginine repressor, encoding MTMKKTERQNHILQIISDQIIETQDMLMDALEAVGVTTTQATVSRDIKELHIVRQPDQDGTARYQTLRVMPENNLEVLQRLFEQSVHHIVRVDFMTILKTSKGNGNRIAASIDAAQLPEVVATLAGHDTIYVTSPSSEEAEKLAELFNHWL
- the argS gene encoding arginine--tRNA ligase; protein product: MDFKTQVAKAIEPALSELEFADILSKVEVPKDSRMGDYAFPTFTLAKVRRQAPNQIAEGLAEAINAEGFEKVEAAGPYVNFFLDKQAAGSEILRTVLNDERFGQNNNGEAGHVTIDMSSPNIAKPMSMGHLRSTVIGNSLAEIARANGYQPVKINHLGDWGTQFGKLMSAYKRWGSEEEVQADPINTLVKYYVRFHEEAETQPELNDEGRAWFKKLEDGDEEAVKLWKWFREESLKEFMDVYDMLDIQFDSFNGEAFYNDKMDTVIDTLNEKNVLVESQGAKIVDLDKYGLNVAMIQRTDGATLYMTRDLAAATYRKQNYDFVKSLYVVGGEQREHFLQLKAVLKEMGYDWADDVEHIPFGLITVDGKKLSTRSGRIILLKDVLNDSVELAQAQIDEKNPTLANKEQVAHEVGTGAVVFHDLMNERIGNFDFKLEDVVRFEGDTGPYVQYTNARAQSLLRKVGNPEIDRAHLAISDAAVWEVEKLVGEFPATIERSWRDREPSVIAKYALQLARAFNKYYANSKILQEDAELNARLALVNSVSQVLTESLRLLGVKAPKEM
- a CDS encoding UDP-N-acetylmuramoyl-L-alanyl-D-glutamate--2,6-diaminopimelate ligase; the encoded protein is MQLTSEQITNLLTDEYLLQAAPDFKGAFTHLAYNSKDVQPGTLLFIKGNFKPEYLTDAIAKGVQGIVAPVGFAHDTTLPTWTVDEVMPAMSILSMAFYEYPQQKLSLIGITGTKGKTSSTYMAYEILKQATGDRVALSSTLEVITGNQAENHYRATLTTPESVDLFRWMREAVDNKMTHMVMEVSSQAYKLDRVYGLRFNVGVFLNISEDHIGPNEHASFEEYLMCKEMLLEHSDQAVINADSAYFEDVVTHTAEFIPRDGVWLYGRESDDQGFGVDVSYSTIEENLQGSEFAVNLVGPQAQSLKIDGDFKLDMPGDFNQGNAVAAMLATRLVGADADAMHDALEIVKIPGRMQVLTTAEHGTIYVDYAHNYASVAALLQFAKTNESVEHLSIVVGAPGNKGESRRPGIGQAVNEGADEVYLTSDDPQFEKPEDIADEIQAAITDPKVIVHREFDRTKAISAAISAAGQNDVVILAGKGLDEYQKIGGVDTPYENDWAIAQRIVQELEGSK